The proteins below are encoded in one region of Halalkalicoccus jeotgali B3:
- a CDS encoding phosphoenolpyruvate carboxykinase (ATP) gives MSGDATLSGLTESTRSVDPPFDFPDPTAESVVYEPSFEELRAFSEPLETTTEYGSASYVSEFRSRSSDRTKNAVDDTFTEADWRLVDRALTTAETTDLVCLDRMVGRHSEHAYCCRLFVPKEYGRIALAWAKLLDPAPEGREPDFYTLQLPDAEETAIRVLPEEGATVVLGSDYTGEAKKSFLRLFMYRAKQRGGLGLHAGSKRLTLETDDGELSEVHQAFLGLSGTGKSTLTGHGCWLDSPESAVMLQDDVCALFPDALAGSEGGGLYIKTIGLDEAEQPALHHAVTQPKAILENVSVDADGTVDFDDGSLTTNGRAVIRRDDLPSAAPEIDCERADQVFFITRNPLMPPAARLTPEQAAVAFMLGESVETSAGDPERAGESIRVVGTNPFIVGPEGEEGNRFADLMGETDAECFVLNTGSVGSKGIGVEDTIAILTAAARGGIEWTYDDRLGFEVPERVPGMEIREFRPEENIADYESKLAALREERREYLAGFDTLREGIREAVY, from the coding sequence ATGTCCGGTGACGCCACCCTCAGCGGTCTGACCGAGAGCACTCGGTCGGTCGACCCTCCGTTCGACTTCCCCGATCCGACCGCGGAATCGGTCGTCTACGAGCCGAGTTTCGAGGAACTGCGTGCGTTCTCCGAGCCCCTCGAGACGACCACCGAATACGGGAGCGCGAGCTACGTCAGCGAGTTCCGATCCCGGAGCTCGGATCGGACGAAAAACGCGGTCGACGACACCTTCACCGAGGCCGACTGGCGCCTCGTCGACCGGGCGCTCACTACCGCCGAAACGACCGATCTGGTCTGTCTCGACCGGATGGTCGGTCGCCACTCCGAGCACGCTTACTGCTGTCGGCTGTTCGTCCCGAAGGAGTACGGCCGGATCGCACTGGCGTGGGCGAAATTGCTTGACCCCGCCCCCGAGGGTCGCGAGCCGGACTTCTACACCCTCCAGTTACCCGACGCCGAGGAGACCGCGATCCGCGTTCTGCCCGAAGAGGGTGCCACCGTCGTACTGGGAAGCGACTACACCGGCGAGGCGAAGAAATCGTTCCTCCGACTGTTCATGTACCGGGCGAAACAGCGCGGCGGACTGGGGCTCCACGCCGGAAGCAAGCGCCTCACCCTCGAAACCGACGACGGCGAGCTCTCGGAGGTCCATCAGGCCTTTCTCGGCCTCTCGGGAACCGGCAAGTCGACCCTGACCGGCCACGGCTGCTGGCTCGATTCGCCCGAGTCGGCGGTTATGCTCCAGGACGACGTCTGTGCGCTGTTTCCCGACGCGCTCGCCGGCAGCGAGGGCGGCGGTCTCTACATCAAGACGATCGGACTCGACGAAGCGGAACAGCCGGCGCTGCACCATGCTGTAACCCAGCCCAAGGCGATCCTCGAGAACGTCTCCGTCGATGCGGACGGGACCGTCGATTTCGACGACGGCTCCCTGACTACAAACGGGCGGGCGGTAATTCGGCGAGACGACCTCCCGAGTGCCGCCCCGGAGATCGACTGCGAGCGCGCCGATCAGGTGTTTTTCATAACCCGAAACCCGCTGATGCCGCCGGCCGCACGACTCACGCCCGAGCAGGCGGCGGTAGCGTTCATGCTCGGCGAGTCGGTCGAAACGAGTGCCGGCGATCCCGAACGCGCGGGCGAGTCGATCCGCGTCGTCGGGACCAACCCCTTCATCGTCGGCCCGGAGGGCGAGGAGGGCAACCGATTTGCCGATCTGATGGGCGAAACGGACGCGGAGTGTTTCGTCCTCAACACCGGTTCCGTCGGCTCGAAGGGGATCGGCGTCGAGGACACCATCGCGATCCTCACTGCCGCCGCACGCGGCGGAATCGAGTGGACCTACGACGACCGGCTGGGCTTCGAGGTCCCCGAACGAGTGCCCGGAATGGAGATCCGCGAGTTCCGTCCCGAGGAAAACATCGCCGACTACGAGTCGAAACTGGCCGCGCTGCGCGAGGAGCGCCGCGAGTACCTCGCGGGCTTCGATACCCTCAGAGAGGGGATCCGCGAGGCGGTCTACTGA
- a CDS encoding DUF63 family protein — MNDLSARIDPARAWVAAALAALAALVVGSVVFPRRVYDGFFWRYFWGPVVADGTGSTCARRVGGETRLLDSAVECQQATGIVAEPGYTTVSTLSYAVVLVFALLGVVFFLKRLDIGTRPGFFFALFPFMLFGGALRTVEDASIATLRATGEPAIAFPLSGLFISPFIYFTVFFVTLGALLVSVAAERSGAVSRYEYPLAAIGTLVLAVTVGYLGWLAVTTDVLVFNPAVAIITFGGASVVAALAWVGTERFAPMVNAATGYMGVLVVWGHTVDGIANVLSLDWAEELGLPTYTPKHVVNSAIVDLTGALQPPSVSAAIGTAWPFLLVKIGAALFVVWVFNDEIFEESPQYSMLLLVAILAVGLGPGTRDTLRATFGI, encoded by the coding sequence ATGAACGACCTTTCGGCCCGGATCGATCCCGCTCGGGCGTGGGTCGCCGCGGCACTCGCGGCGCTCGCCGCCCTCGTCGTCGGTTCGGTCGTTTTTCCTCGACGGGTCTACGATGGGTTTTTCTGGCGGTACTTCTGGGGGCCCGTCGTCGCCGACGGAACGGGTTCGACGTGCGCCCGGCGGGTCGGCGGCGAGACGCGACTCCTCGATAGCGCCGTCGAATGCCAGCAGGCGACGGGAATCGTGGCCGAACCCGGCTACACGACGGTCTCGACGCTGAGCTACGCTGTCGTTTTGGTCTTCGCGCTGCTAGGCGTCGTCTTCTTTTTGAAACGACTCGACATCGGGACGCGACCGGGCTTCTTCTTCGCGCTGTTCCCGTTCATGCTCTTTGGCGGCGCGCTCCGAACCGTCGAGGACGCGAGCATCGCCACGCTGCGTGCGACCGGCGAGCCGGCGATCGCGTTTCCCCTCAGCGGGTTGTTCATCAGCCCCTTCATCTACTTCACCGTCTTTTTCGTCACGCTCGGGGCGCTGTTGGTGAGCGTCGCGGCGGAGCGTTCGGGGGCGGTCTCCCGATACGAGTACCCGCTGGCCGCCATCGGCACGCTCGTCCTCGCGGTGACGGTCGGCTATCTGGGCTGGCTTGCCGTTACGACCGACGTCCTCGTCTTCAATCCGGCGGTCGCGATTATCACGTTCGGGGGTGCATCGGTCGTCGCGGCGCTGGCGTGGGTCGGCACCGAGCGCTTCGCCCCCATGGTGAACGCCGCGACCGGCTACATGGGCGTGCTCGTCGTCTGGGGTCACACCGTCGACGGGATCGCGAACGTCCTCAGCCTCGACTGGGCCGAGGAACTCGGCCTCCCGACGTACACGCCCAAACACGTCGTCAACAGCGCGATCGTCGACCTCACGGGGGCGCTCCAACCTCCGTCGGTCTCGGCAGCGATCGGGACCGCGTGGCCCTTCCTCCTCGTGAAGATCGGGGCCGCGCTGTTCGTCGTCTGGGTGTTCAACGACGAAATCTTCGAGGAGAGCCCACAGTATTCGATGCTGCTTCTGGTCGCGATCCTCGCGGTGGGGCTCGGCCCGGGGACCCGCGACACCCTCCGTGCCACCTTCGGCATCTAG
- a CDS encoding YcaO-like family protein codes for MDVSIGIAGSGPAADAIAAALSDADVVTQRGPPETLSEHHLGVVVGSAGDDVFATVDGSREKPWVGVELGGIGGYSIEGVEASVAGFAPETGCYRCLQTRIEANESRPEESDHHLDPDPVVARLIGAIAGYRIVEALRGKNERLFGHVIELPYTERRFLEVPTCDRCGERSSPPVGEGESRSVTEAISRAEPGVDERVGIVRSVGEVASFPVPYYLATSAETEGFSDASAANQAAGVAADWDAAYMKALGEAFERYAAGVYRTEWFEYARPDGMANAIAPQRFVGAEATDEEIPWVAGERLDTGESASLPAEFVHFPPPEKRFGPAITTGLGLGNTRTEALLSGLYEVIERDATMLAWYSTFEPLELDVEDETFRTLERRAAGEGLSVTPLLVTQDVDVPVVAVAVHREGDWPRFALGSDADLDAGAAARSALCEALQNWMELRSMGPEAAGEQSGWIGRYASLPDPAREFLDVSGRVEADAVGDRSLGPKDELGSLVERVQDVGMAPYAAWVTPSDIRTLGFEATRVLVPAAQPLFTAGPVFGERAEAVPRSMGFEPRLERDPHPYP; via the coding sequence ATGGATGTATCCATCGGCATCGCCGGCTCGGGGCCCGCCGCCGACGCGATAGCGGCCGCGCTGAGTGACGCCGACGTAGTGACGCAGCGGGGACCCCCCGAAACGCTCTCCGAGCATCACCTCGGGGTGGTGGTCGGCTCCGCGGGTGACGACGTGTTCGCGACCGTCGACGGTTCACGCGAGAAGCCGTGGGTCGGCGTCGAACTCGGTGGCATCGGCGGGTACTCGATCGAGGGCGTCGAGGCGTCGGTGGCTGGGTTCGCCCCCGAAACGGGCTGTTATCGCTGTCTACAGACCAGAATCGAGGCCAACGAGAGCCGACCCGAAGAGTCCGACCACCACCTCGATCCCGATCCCGTTGTCGCGCGCCTGATCGGAGCGATCGCCGGCTATCGGATCGTCGAGGCGCTTCGTGGAAAGAACGAGAGATTGTTCGGACACGTGATCGAACTGCCCTACACGGAGCGCCGGTTTCTCGAGGTTCCGACCTGCGATCGCTGCGGCGAGCGGTCCTCCCCACCCGTGGGAGAGGGCGAGAGTCGCTCCGTCACGGAGGCGATCTCTCGCGCCGAACCGGGGGTCGACGAACGGGTCGGGATCGTTCGATCCGTCGGCGAGGTCGCGTCCTTTCCCGTCCCGTACTACCTCGCGACGAGCGCCGAGACCGAGGGATTCAGCGACGCGAGCGCGGCGAATCAGGCCGCCGGCGTCGCCGCCGACTGGGACGCCGCCTACATGAAGGCGCTGGGCGAGGCGTTCGAACGCTACGCCGCGGGCGTCTACCGGACGGAGTGGTTCGAGTACGCCCGTCCCGACGGGATGGCCAACGCGATCGCTCCCCAGCGGTTCGTCGGTGCCGAGGCGACCGACGAGGAGATCCCGTGGGTCGCCGGCGAGCGACTCGACACCGGCGAATCGGCCTCGCTTCCCGCGGAGTTCGTTCACTTCCCGCCGCCGGAAAAGCGCTTTGGCCCCGCGATCACGACGGGACTCGGCCTCGGGAACACGCGAACCGAGGCGCTGCTCTCGGGGCTGTACGAAGTGATCGAGCGCGACGCGACGATGCTTGCGTGGTACTCGACGTTCGAACCGCTCGAACTCGACGTCGAGGACGAAACGTTCCGAACCCTCGAACGCCGGGCGGCCGGCGAGGGACTCTCGGTGACGCCGCTGCTCGTGACACAGGACGTCGACGTCCCCGTGGTGGCGGTGGCCGTCCACCGCGAGGGTGACTGGCCGCGCTTCGCGCTCGGCTCCGACGCCGACCTCGATGCCGGCGCGGCCGCCCGGTCGGCGCTCTGTGAGGCCCTGCAGAACTGGATGGAGCTCCGGTCGATGGGACCCGAAGCCGCGGGCGAGCAGTCGGGCTGGATCGGACGGTACGCTTCGCTCCCCGATCCGGCACGGGAGTTCCTCGACGTTTCGGGCCGGGTCGAGGCCGACGCCGTCGGGGACCGATCGCTCGGGCCCAAGGACGAACTGGGATCGCTAGTAGAGCGGGTGCAGGACGTCGGAATGGCACCGTATGCGGCGTGGGTCACGCCGAGTGACATCCGAACCCTCGGGTTCGAGGCGACCCGCGTGCTCGTCCCGGCGGCCCAGCCGCTCTTTACGGCCGGGCCGGTCTTCGGCGAACGCGCGGAAGCGGTTCCCCGGTCGATGGGGTTCGAGCCACGTCTAGAACGCGACCCCCACCCGTACCCCTAG
- the tbsP gene encoding transcriptional regulator TbsP: protein MASNLLDDSIEDIFRTVLQTASEDLIVVNPSADAIEELIDVAGGISEPPRIRLLGDESTLKGVMSDFILASNAADLIDEETLELRALADGSENSLLISPNEVVALINVGDTVAGLTTDDEEFVSLAYDSYTTTWEEAETFNLRTPPLSRVRSTLAEDIGEPVEADFTGVLDSLQTARGDGDGLDEVTISLLIAAKNEVLLYDISKWGEDVGIASKATFSRTKTRLEDMGLIDTEKVPIDVGRPRLRLKFGDERLREANTDQLASVAQNLLN from the coding sequence ATGGCCTCAAATTTACTCGATGATAGCATTGAAGATATCTTCAGAACGGTCTTACAGACCGCCTCTGAGGATCTCATCGTAGTGAACCCGTCCGCGGACGCGATCGAGGAGTTGATCGACGTCGCCGGCGGCATTTCGGAGCCGCCGCGGATCCGCCTTCTGGGCGATGAATCGACGCTGAAAGGCGTGATGAGCGACTTCATCCTCGCGAGCAACGCCGCGGACCTGATCGACGAGGAGACACTCGAACTCCGCGCGCTCGCAGACGGCAGCGAGAACTCGCTTCTGATCTCCCCGAACGAGGTCGTCGCCCTGATCAACGTCGGCGACACCGTCGCCGGGCTGACGACCGACGACGAGGAGTTCGTCTCGCTGGCGTACGACTCGTATACGACGACGTGGGAGGAAGCCGAGACGTTCAATCTCCGTACGCCTCCGCTCTCGCGGGTCCGTTCTACACTCGCAGAGGACATCGGCGAACCGGTCGAAGCCGACTTCACCGGCGTTCTGGACTCGCTACAGACCGCCCGTGGCGACGGCGACGGCCTCGACGAAGTGACGATCAGCCTTCTCATCGCGGCGAAAAACGAGGTCCTGCTCTACGACATCAGCAAGTGGGGCGAGGACGTCGGCATCGCCTCGAAGGCGACCTTCTCCCGGACGAAGACCCGCCTCGAGGACATGGGCCTGATCGACACCGAGAAGGTCCCAATCGACGTCGGTCGGCCGCGCCTGCGCCTGAAATTCGGCGATGAGCGCCTGCGCGAAGCCAACACCGACCAGCTCGCGAGCGTCGCACAGAACCTGCTGAACTGA
- the glyA gene encoding serine hydroxymethyltransferase, which yields MEYDTVREVDPEIADALEDEVTRQQEGLQMIASENHVSPAVMEAQSSALTNKYAEGYPGKRYYAGCEHADTVENLAIERAKELWGAEHVNVQPHSGSQANMGVYLAVLDPGDKILSLDLTHGGHLSHGHPANFAGQLFDVEQYEVDAEAGYIDYEGLAEQAEAFEPDMIVSGYSAYPREVEWDRIQSVADEVGAYHLADIAHITGLVAAGVHSSPVGTADFVTGSTHKTIRAGRGGIIMCTEEHASDVDSAVFPGAQGGPLMHNVAGKAVGFKEALEPEFEEYAEQVVENARTLGDTLAEHGFSLVSGGTDTHLVLVDLRESHPDTTGGDAEDALEDAGIVLNANTVPGETRSAFNPSGIRAGTPALTTRGFESEEMQAVGDAIARVVDAPGDETVRNEVREDVRALCQSNPLYEE from the coding sequence ATGGAGTACGATACCGTTCGCGAGGTCGACCCGGAGATCGCAGACGCGCTCGAAGACGAAGTCACCCGTCAACAGGAGGGGCTGCAGATGATCGCGAGCGAGAACCACGTCTCGCCCGCCGTCATGGAGGCCCAGAGCAGCGCCCTGACCAACAAGTACGCCGAGGGTTATCCCGGCAAGCGCTACTACGCCGGCTGTGAGCACGCCGACACGGTCGAGAACCTCGCGATCGAGCGCGCCAAGGAGCTGTGGGGGGCCGAGCACGTCAACGTCCAACCACACAGCGGTTCGCAGGCGAACATGGGCGTCTACCTTGCGGTGCTCGACCCGGGCGATAAGATCCTCTCGCTGGACCTCACTCACGGCGGACACCTTTCGCATGGTCACCCCGCGAACTTCGCGGGCCAACTGTTCGACGTCGAGCAGTACGAGGTCGACGCCGAGGCGGGCTACATCGATTACGAGGGACTCGCAGAGCAGGCAGAAGCGTTCGAGCCGGATATGATCGTCTCCGGGTATTCAGCGTACCCACGGGAGGTCGAGTGGGACCGGATCCAGTCGGTCGCCGACGAGGTCGGCGCCTACCACCTCGCCGACATCGCCCACATCACCGGCCTCGTCGCTGCCGGGGTTCACTCCTCGCCCGTCGGGACCGCCGACTTCGTCACCGGCTCGACGCACAAGACGATCCGGGCGGGACGGGGCGGCATCATCATGTGCACCGAAGAGCACGCGAGCGACGTCGACTCGGCCGTCTTCCCCGGCGCGCAGGGCGGCCCGCTGATGCACAACGTCGCGGGCAAGGCCGTCGGGTTCAAGGAGGCCCTCGAACCCGAATTCGAGGAGTACGCCGAGCAGGTCGTCGAGAACGCACGGACACTCGGCGATACCCTCGCGGAGCACGGCTTTTCGCTGGTCTCGGGGGGGACCGACACCCACCTCGTACTCGTCGATCTCCGCGAGTCCCACCCCGACACCACTGGCGGCGACGCCGAGGATGCCCTCGAGGACGCGGGGATCGTCCTGAACGCCAACACCGTCCCCGGCGAGACCAGAAGCGCGTTCAACCCCAGCGGGATCCGGGCGGGGACGCCCGCACTCACCACCCGTGGGTTCGAAAGCGAGGAGATGCAGGCGGTCGGCGACGCCATCGCCCGGGTCGTCGACGCACCCGGGGACGAGACGGTGCGCAACGAAGTCCGCGAGGACGTCCGCGCGCTCTGTCAGTCGAACCCCCTCTACGAGGAGTAG
- a CDS encoding luciferase domain-containing protein, which yields MVTTNSTSATDRGWIVETVSEWPGVETGPHRFGATEFTIDGREIGHIHGGRTLDINFPKQMKERLIADERTGEHRFAGGGWTTYRIESLEDVDHALRLCRLSYLYALLTRRRRPTGSTILAELDLDAELDRLDLDPDLRAMFERMRR from the coding sequence ATGGTAACAACCAACAGTACTTCGGCGACAGACCGCGGATGGATCGTCGAAACCGTCTCGGAGTGGCCCGGCGTCGAGACGGGACCGCATCGGTTCGGGGCGACCGAGTTCACCATCGACGGTCGCGAGATCGGCCACATTCACGGCGGGCGGACGCTGGACATCAACTTCCCCAAACAGATGAAAGAACGCCTGATAGCGGACGAACGGACGGGCGAGCACCGCTTTGCCGGCGGCGGTTGGACGACCTACCGGATCGAATCGCTTGAGGACGTCGATCACGCTCTTCGACTGTGTCGCCTCTCGTATCTCTACGCCCTCCTGACGAGGCGACGCAGGCCCACCGGGAGCACGATCCTCGCGGAACTCGACCTCGACGCGGAGTTGGACCGACTCGATCTCGATCCCGACCTTCGCGCGATGTTCGAGCGAATGCGACGATAG
- a CDS encoding DUF7513 family protein, whose product MSFLSKYFKGWSFRTTHPTLAPGTEVNVFLAEYDPDEEAGLALVGDTRLYVSGAESDHVGRRVRVAVKEFRPDDSVGYGEFVRVVGESSYAG is encoded by the coding sequence ATGAGCTTCCTCTCGAAGTATTTCAAGGGCTGGTCGTTTCGGACCACACACCCAACACTCGCACCCGGAACCGAGGTCAACGTCTTCCTCGCCGAGTACGATCCCGACGAGGAGGCCGGCCTCGCGCTCGTGGGCGATACCCGGCTGTACGTCTCGGGTGCGGAGTCCGACCACGTCGGAAGGCGCGTTCGGGTCGCCGTCAAGGAGTTCCGTCCCGACGACTCGGTGGGCTACGGCGAGTTCGTCAGGGTCGTCGGGGAGAGCTCCTACGCCGGGTAA
- a CDS encoding Na+/H+ antiporter NhaC family protein has protein sequence MSESGDPEVLTGLGGGEGDGPRIEFYGGRGMSAFPIAFFIVWAIAQTALWRISDTAGLIAGMLIGLIVGMFFVKGDWKTYADTIFEGMTQPVAVTAIVAWIWAGMFAQLLQDGGFVDGLVWLANVAGIGAVLFPAATFVLAALFTTGIGTGYGSTVAFVTLFFPAGVLLGANPVLLFGAILSGAIFGDNLAPVSDTTIVSAVTQDSDIGGVVASRFKYALAAAIPAAIAYVLVGGVLSGVDIAADAQQLLVSQSDPVGLIHLLSMGVLLVLAISGRHIVEAISWGIVVAVAANLLLGLTSVADIVSFNAPANAPLAEPLAFLPFLQIVDDPEAVSVGGSIIDGASGFFALSILVLLIIAAAQIMIRGGAFQAILDWSLENVATNVRNAELTMVGSAALINAIITINTAAEVAIGPYISKIGERFNLNGYRRANILDAQTAALGYIFPWSGGVLVGFTAMQELPAQYEWFDQSLVVNPVEVVPFVFHGWLLVAVFVLAAITGFGREYLIDRESAEVARV, from the coding sequence ATGAGCGAATCAGGTGATCCGGAGGTACTGACCGGGCTCGGCGGTGGCGAGGGGGATGGCCCGCGAATCGAGTTCTACGGCGGCCGGGGCATGAGCGCGTTCCCGATCGCGTTTTTCATCGTCTGGGCGATCGCCCAGACCGCCCTCTGGCGCATCTCCGACACCGCGGGACTGATTGCAGGCATGCTGATCGGGCTGATCGTCGGAATGTTCTTCGTCAAAGGCGACTGGAAGACCTACGCCGACACCATCTTCGAGGGCATGACCCAGCCCGTGGCGGTGACGGCCATCGTCGCGTGGATCTGGGCGGGGATGTTCGCCCAACTGCTCCAGGACGGCGGGTTCGTCGACGGGCTGGTCTGGCTCGCGAACGTCGCGGGTATCGGTGCGGTGTTGTTCCCTGCAGCCACGTTCGTGCTGGCGGCGCTGTTTACGACCGGGATCGGGACGGGCTACGGCTCGACGGTCGCGTTCGTGACCCTGTTTTTCCCGGCCGGCGTCCTGCTGGGTGCCAACCCGGTGTTGCTGTTCGGGGCGATCCTCTCGGGGGCGATCTTCGGGGACAACCTCGCACCGGTTTCCGACACTACCATCGTCAGCGCGGTCACGCAGGACTCGGACATCGGCGGCGTCGTCGCCTCCCGGTTCAAGTACGCGCTCGCGGCGGCGATCCCGGCGGCGATCGCCTACGTCCTCGTCGGCGGGGTGCTCTCGGGGGTCGATATCGCCGCCGACGCCCAGCAGTTGCTGGTTTCCCAGAGCGACCCGGTCGGGCTGATCCACCTGCTGTCGATGGGCGTGTTGCTCGTGCTCGCGATCTCGGGCCGGCACATCGTCGAGGCGATCTCGTGGGGGATCGTCGTCGCGGTCGCGGCGAACCTCCTGTTGGGACTGACGTCGGTGGCCGACATCGTCTCGTTCAACGCGCCCGCGAACGCGCCGCTCGCGGAACCGCTCGCTTTTCTGCCGTTCCTGCAGATCGTCGACGATCCCGAGGCGGTGAGCGTCGGCGGCAGCATCATCGACGGTGCATCGGGCTTTTTCGCCCTCTCGATCCTCGTCTTGCTCATTATCGCCGCCGCCCAGATCATGATTCGAGGAGGAGCCTTCCAGGCGATTCTGGACTGGTCGCTCGAAAACGTGGCGACAAATGTCAGAAACGCCGAACTCACGATGGTCGGTTCGGCCGCGCTCATCAACGCGATCATCACCATCAACACCGCCGCCGAGGTCGCAATCGGGCCCTACATCTCGAAGATCGGCGAGCGGTTCAACCTCAACGGGTATCGCCGCGCGAACATCCTCGACGCCCAGACCGCCGCACTCGGCTACATCTTCCCGTGGTCGGGCGGCGTGCTCGTCGGGTTCACGGCGATGCAGGAACTTCCTGCCCAGTACGAGTGGTTCGACCAGTCGCTCGTCGTCAACCCTGTCGAGGTCGTCCCCTTCGTCTTCCACGGCTGGTTGCTGGTCGCAGTGTTCGTCCTCGCGGCGATCACCGGCTTCGGACGGGAGTACCTGATCGACCGCGAGTCGGCGGAGGTGGCTCGGGTATGA
- a CDS encoding zinc-binding dehydrogenase — translation MQARVIEEFGEPAVFETREIETPEPGPGEVRIAVAASSVNPVDYKIRRGDLPPFAPEFPAVLGCDVAGTVDAVGDGVTAFEPGDEVYGMPGGVTGSPGALAEYMVADAEAIAPAPESLSLTEAAALPVVALTAWEMLIDRASVDSEDDVLVYGGSGGVGHVGVQIVSAAGARVVATGSTEEKREIAKELGADATVDYTETSVEEYVESHTDGAGFDVVFDPIGDDHLQTAFEAVRPYGRVVTTESSSTQELEAMHLNALSLDVVLVILPILRDAWHARLGEELREIADLVDDGDLAPLLDERRHGFSEVEEAHRRLEEGDALGKIVLENDL, via the coding sequence ATGCAGGCACGAGTCATCGAGGAGTTCGGCGAGCCGGCTGTCTTCGAAACGCGCGAGATCGAGACGCCCGAACCCGGTCCGGGCGAGGTCCGGATCGCGGTCGCGGCCTCAAGCGTCAACCCGGTCGACTACAAGATCCGCCGTGGCGACCTGCCCCCCTTCGCCCCGGAGTTCCCCGCGGTGCTTGGCTGTGACGTCGCCGGCACAGTCGACGCCGTCGGCGACGGGGTCACGGCGTTCGAGCCCGGCGACGAGGTCTACGGTATGCCCGGCGGCGTGACGGGGAGCCCCGGCGCGCTCGCGGAGTACATGGTCGCCGACGCCGAGGCGATCGCGCCCGCCCCCGAGTCGCTCTCCCTGACTGAGGCCGCCGCGCTGCCGGTGGTGGCGCTCACCGCCTGGGAGATGTTGATCGATAGGGCAAGCGTCGACTCGGAGGACGACGTCCTCGTCTACGGCGGCTCGGGCGGCGTCGGCCACGTCGGCGTCCAGATCGTGAGCGCGGCGGGCGCGCGGGTCGTCGCGACGGGCTCGACCGAGGAGAAACGCGAGATCGCCAAAGAGCTAGGCGCGGACGCCACCGTCGACTACACCGAGACATCGGTCGAGGAGTACGTCGAAAGCCACACCGACGGCGCGGGGTTCGACGTCGTCTTCGACCCGATCGGCGACGACCACCTTCAGACGGCCTTCGAGGCGGTCCGTCCCTACGGCCGGGTCGTCACCACCGAATCGAGCTCGACACAGGAGTTGGAAGCGATGCATTTGAATGCCCTCTCGCTGGATGTCGTGCTCGTCATCTTGCCGATCCTTCGGGACGCGTGGCACGCCCGTCTGGGCGAGGAGCTACGCGAGATCGCCGACCTGGTCGACGACGGCGACCTCGCGCCGCTGCTCGACGAGCGGCGCCACGGATTCAGCGAGGTCGAGGAAGCCCACCGCCGGCTCGAGGAGGGCGATGC